One region of Duncaniella freteri genomic DNA includes:
- a CDS encoding SusC/RagA family TonB-linked outer membrane protein, which produces MGKVFIRLQSPLSIIKMVIIAIASLMCATVSAQTKNVSLHTKEMKLENILQKMRKENPGYKFLFNHEEIKNRGQKDIDLHNVPIDSALSVILQGTGLTYSIEKNIIVIRPITSARSENTQLTVSGKVIDSTGEPLAGVSVIIASTHEGCATDVNGLFNIKVPDAHSVLMFSMIGMEPQAQMVGEQRVMNIIMHEITNMISEVVVTGYQDIKKEKMTGSVTTINAEKLKDRYTPNILDNLEGRVAGLSTYGGRPIIRGTGTLHASTSPLLVVDGLPIEGSLSDLNPYDIESINVLKDAAAAAIYGARASNGIIVITTKNARKNDKIDIDFSANLTIYENLNVDYADNHYMTPEQQVDLESNYYDYYFFNNDGEISDPIKNTASAISLGHMISPVRNAYYQRALGNISQTDLESTLSSLKNNNFARDYAKAVLRRQVLQQYNLALRGSTEKMHNNLVINYKKDNAGRINNYNNWLNIYYKGSYDLTSWLTATVSINGIYNKKRDLGSNATAGYDDIWSMPSYTQLYNDDSTIRPIYYRYSGNEY; this is translated from the coding sequence ATGGGAAAAGTCTTTATCAGGCTGCAGTCTCCGCTATCCATCATAAAAATGGTCATAATAGCCATTGCATCATTGATGTGTGCGACAGTGTCAGCCCAGACCAAAAATGTCTCCTTGCATACCAAGGAAATGAAACTTGAAAACATCCTTCAGAAAATGCGGAAGGAAAACCCCGGCTACAAATTTCTCTTCAACCATGAAGAAATCAAAAACCGAGGACAAAAAGATATCGATCTTCACAACGTGCCGATTGACTCGGCACTGTCTGTAATACTTCAAGGCACAGGCCTGACTTACAGTATCGAAAAAAATATCATTGTGATCAGACCTATCACATCTGCAAGATCTGAAAACACCCAACTCACAGTATCTGGAAAAGTGATTGACTCGACCGGAGAACCACTCGCTGGTGTTTCAGTCATAATTGCATCCACCCATGAAGGGTGCGCCACTGATGTGAACGGACTATTCAACATCAAAGTGCCTGACGCCCATTCTGTGCTTATGTTCTCCATGATCGGAATGGAGCCGCAAGCCCAAATGGTAGGAGAACAACGAGTCATGAACATCATAATGCATGAAATCACCAATATGATAAGCGAAGTTGTGGTGACCGGTTATCAGGACATAAAGAAAGAAAAGATGACAGGTTCGGTAACCACCATAAATGCCGAAAAACTGAAAGATCGATACACCCCAAACATCCTTGACAATCTTGAGGGTCGTGTAGCCGGTCTATCAACCTACGGCGGCAGACCCATCATACGCGGCACCGGAACTCTGCATGCTTCTACCTCACCTCTGCTTGTTGTGGACGGATTGCCTATCGAGGGGTCCCTGTCCGATCTTAACCCTTACGACATAGAGAGCATCAACGTTCTCAAGGATGCCGCAGCCGCTGCAATATACGGAGCACGAGCCTCTAACGGCATCATAGTAATCACTACAAAAAACGCAAGAAAAAACGACAAGATTGACATAGACTTTTCAGCCAACCTCACCATATATGAGAACCTGAATGTCGATTATGCCGACAATCATTATATGACACCTGAACAACAAGTCGATCTTGAATCAAATTATTATGATTACTATTTCTTTAACAATGACGGCGAAATTTCCGATCCTATAAAGAACACAGCCTCGGCAATCTCATTGGGACATATGATTTCTCCTGTAAGGAACGCGTATTATCAACGAGCTCTCGGCAATATATCTCAGACAGATCTCGAAAGCACTCTCAGCTCATTAAAAAACAACAATTTTGCACGAGATTACGCCAAAGCCGTATTGCGCCGACAAGTGCTACAACAATACAATCTCGCGCTACGAGGATCAACAGAAAAGATGCACAATAATCTTGTGATCAATTACAAAAAAGACAACGCCGGTCGTATCAACAATTACAATAACTGGCTCAACATATATTATAAGGGAAGCTACGACCTCACATCATGGCTCACAGCAACAGTAAGCATCAACGGAATATACAACAAAAAACGCGACCTTGGCTCCAATGCAACAGCCGGATATGACGATATCTGGAGCATGCCTTCATACACTCAACTTTATAACGACGACTCCACAATCCGCCCCATATATTACAGATACAGCGGAAATGAATACTAG
- a CDS encoding relaxase/mobilization nuclease domain-containing protein, which produces MIAKNLKSRSFAGCVDYVMRVNHDHNIYTSDTWRIIGSQGIIGETREQIIASMEAGASLNPRVKSPAGHISVSFHSADKDRLTDELMMKIARDYLKGMGLDKTQHIIVRHLETGSPHFHIIYNMIGKDGKRITSGHNYRRNIAVCKSLKLKYGLTFGGENQHQSTENLHGKELAKAEIRMTVSDALSSSRSWNDLIRNLAVRNISVEFKQRRNSDVIEGVSFRMGDHRFKASDISRDYSYGRLNARFERLRNNHSGIGLHQASTRRDAPSSSIVDALGSVAEATVNVGGCLLSDLFTLGPSVNAEEMAFKNEMDRQEAKRKRKNGKSMRR; this is translated from the coding sequence ATGATAGCGAAAAATCTCAAAAGCCGCTCTTTTGCCGGATGTGTCGACTACGTCATGCGTGTTAACCATGACCATAATATCTACACTTCCGACACATGGCGCATCATCGGTTCGCAGGGTATAATCGGTGAGACACGTGAACAGATTATAGCGAGCATGGAAGCCGGGGCTTCGCTGAATCCGAGAGTGAAGTCTCCTGCCGGACACATCTCGGTGAGTTTTCATTCCGCCGACAAAGACAGGCTGACCGATGAACTGATGATGAAAATTGCTCGAGATTATCTCAAAGGCATGGGGCTTGATAAGACACAGCACATCATCGTGCGGCATCTTGAAACAGGCTCGCCACATTTCCATATCATCTATAACATGATTGGCAAGGACGGCAAGCGTATAACATCGGGGCATAACTACCGTAGAAATATAGCCGTGTGCAAGTCACTGAAATTGAAATATGGTCTGACATTTGGCGGTGAGAACCAACATCAGTCGACCGAAAATCTTCATGGTAAGGAACTCGCCAAGGCTGAAATTCGCATGACGGTATCAGATGCACTTTCCTCATCCCGAAGTTGGAATGACCTGATAAGAAACCTTGCTGTGAGAAATATCTCGGTGGAGTTCAAGCAGCGCAGAAATTCAGATGTCATTGAGGGAGTGTCTTTCCGAATGGGTGACCATCGCTTCAAGGCCTCCGATATTTCTCGTGATTACAGTTACGGCAGGCTCAATGCTCGGTTTGAACGGCTACGGAATAATCATTCAGGTATTGGTCTTCATCAGGCATCGACAAGACGTGATGCTCCTTCATCATCTATTGTTGACGCCCTTGGAAGTGTTGCGGAAGCAACTGTCAATGTCGGAGGATGCTTGTTGTCAGACCTGTTTACACTTGGCCCGTCAGTAAATGCCGAGGAAATGGCATTCAAGAACGAAATGGATCGGCAGGAAGCGAAGCGCAAAAGAAAAAATGGCAAATCAATGAGAAGATAA
- a CDS encoding toprim domain-containing protein translates to MIEEIKKIPLATFLSQLGYEPAYRRGNGLWYRSPLRQENTPSFKVQLDKNTWYDFGIAKGGTIIDLAAELYHSEDIRYLMDCIVKCCPVPSAQTVASSYAPRHYAPSFENIKIVPLGNPALLAYLKERGIPAHIAKANCKEAHYTLNGRPYFAVAFPNISSGVELRNRYFKGCISPKNISIPNNPDYCNTVSIECAVFEGFLDYLSALTISAIPDTDSIVLNSVANVNKAMSHLSRYEVINCYLDNDDAGHRVLSVLSEAFGERVIDRSTEYSQFSDFNDYLIRHNYKNGLRL, encoded by the coding sequence ATGATAGAAGAGATTAAGAAAATCCCTTTAGCCACCTTCTTGTCCCAACTCGGCTATGAACCGGCTTACAGACGAGGCAACGGATTGTGGTATCGCTCACCTTTGCGACAGGAAAACACACCATCGTTCAAAGTGCAGCTTGATAAGAACACTTGGTATGATTTCGGAATCGCAAAAGGAGGCACCATAATTGACCTTGCAGCGGAACTCTACCATTCCGAAGATATCCGCTATCTCATGGACTGCATTGTCAAGTGTTGCCCTGTACCATCGGCGCAGACAGTCGCTTCCTCTTATGCCCCGCGACACTATGCTCCGAGTTTTGAGAACATAAAAATCGTGCCATTGGGAAATCCCGCACTTCTCGCTTACCTCAAAGAGCGGGGTATCCCGGCACACATCGCCAAGGCGAATTGCAAGGAGGCTCATTACACCCTCAATGGCAGACCGTATTTTGCTGTGGCATTCCCGAATATATCCAGCGGAGTTGAGTTGCGCAACCGATACTTCAAAGGTTGTATCTCACCCAAAAATATCAGCATTCCGAACAATCCTGATTATTGCAACACCGTGTCAATCGAATGTGCCGTGTTCGAGGGATTCTTGGATTACCTCTCTGCTTTGACAATATCGGCAATTCCAGATACAGATTCTATCGTGCTGAACTCGGTTGCCAATGTCAACAAGGCGATGTCGCATCTCAGTCGGTACGAAGTTATCAACTGCTATCTTGATAACGATGATGCAGGGCATCGAGTGCTATCAGTATTGTCAGAAGCATTCGGCGAGCGAGTGATTGACCGCTCTACTGAGTATAGCCAGTTTAGTGACTTCAATGACTATCTCATCCGGCACAACTATAAGAACGGATTGCGTCTGTGA
- a CDS encoding phage protein GemA/Gp16 family protein, with translation MAKKENKTMDQIHKGLLKRYHTLCTVLGLDDEAKRAILTSWGVESSRDLSQHQLIDICAKLSEQVDEKQGTARLDKLRKQVIAAIGGWLRQTGQPENVAKIKGIAERASGYSDFNKIPRERLRNLIATFNNKVKDARAVDALTDALLMQHYTTPGSFDPSNN, from the coding sequence ATGGCGAAAAAGGAAAATAAAACAATGGACCAAATCCACAAAGGGCTATTAAAGCGTTATCACACCCTTTGCACGGTGCTGGGGCTTGATGATGAAGCCAAGCGCGCGATCCTGACAAGCTGGGGCGTTGAGAGCAGCCGCGACCTGAGCCAACACCAGCTCATAGACATTTGCGCCAAGCTGAGCGAGCAGGTGGACGAGAAGCAGGGCACGGCCAGACTTGACAAACTGCGCAAGCAGGTAATTGCCGCGATTGGCGGCTGGCTTCGGCAGACCGGGCAGCCCGAGAACGTGGCGAAGATCAAAGGTATTGCAGAGCGTGCGAGTGGTTACAGCGACTTCAACAAAATACCCCGCGAGAGGCTGCGCAACCTCATAGCGACATTTAACAACAAGGTAAAAGACGCCCGGGCGGTTGACGCTTTGACCGACGCGCTGCTCATGCAGCACTACACGACCCCCGGCAGTTTTGACCCCTCAAACAATTAA
- a CDS encoding ATP-binding protein codes for MSRAISNQNVLAARFETVEFAGEWLASFGRPELRGTWIIWGGSGSGKTTFTLMLCKYLANFGRVAYNSLEQGLSLSLQKAWERVGMGEAGNSVILLNKEELPELRARLNKRKSPEIIIIDSVQYLDGFNWASFKKLKREYPDKLFIFISQADRAGKDPDGKLAGKIRYDAEIKIKVEGFKAFVTTRYEDAERGEGGADFIIWEQGAAEYWAEQLK; via the coding sequence ATGAGCAGAGCGATAAGCAATCAAAATGTGCTTGCAGCGCGGTTTGAGACGGTGGAGTTTGCCGGTGAATGGCTGGCGAGCTTCGGCCGTCCCGAGCTTCGCGGAACGTGGATAATATGGGGCGGCTCCGGCTCCGGCAAAACCACGTTTACGCTCATGCTCTGCAAGTATCTGGCGAACTTTGGGCGCGTGGCCTACAACAGCCTCGAGCAGGGGTTGAGCCTATCACTGCAAAAGGCATGGGAGCGCGTCGGAATGGGCGAAGCCGGCAACAGTGTGATCCTGCTGAACAAAGAGGAACTCCCCGAGCTCCGGGCGCGTCTGAACAAGCGCAAAAGCCCTGAAATAATCATAATTGACAGCGTGCAATATCTGGACGGCTTCAACTGGGCCAGCTTTAAGAAGCTCAAAAGAGAGTACCCCGATAAACTGTTTATTTTCATAAGTCAGGCCGACCGGGCAGGCAAGGATCCGGACGGCAAGTTGGCCGGAAAAATCCGCTATGACGCCGAGATAAAAATCAAGGTTGAGGGCTTCAAGGCATTTGTTACGACACGCTACGAGGACGCAGAGCGGGGCGAGGGCGGCGCGGACTTCATAATCTGGGAGCAGGGCGCGGCAGAGTATTGGGCAGAACAATTAAAGTAA
- a CDS encoding plasmid mobilization protein yields the protein MRNNTSIKIRKPKTTGRPSLGEKKKSKPHMVRFDEEQDERLIFRAELAGMTVTEYIREATLNAKISPRLSPDEKEYIRQILKIGVNFNQLLKLAHTVGLVSMAPKIESIIGQLSRLLNKIKF from the coding sequence ATGAGAAATAATACAAGCATAAAGATTAGGAAGCCGAAGACAACAGGCCGTCCCTCTCTTGGCGAAAAGAAGAAGAGCAAGCCACACATGGTGAGGTTTGACGAGGAACAGGACGAGCGTCTGATATTCCGTGCCGAACTCGCAGGAATGACGGTGACGGAGTACATCCGCGAAGCGACATTAAACGCTAAAATTTCTCCGAGGCTGTCGCCCGATGAGAAGGAATACATCCGTCAGATTCTAAAAATCGGAGTGAACTTCAACCAACTTTTGAAGCTCGCCCATACGGTCGGATTGGTGTCAATGGCTCCGAAAATTGAGAGTATAATCGGGCAGCTTTCACGGCTTCTCAACAAAATCAAATTCTGA
- a CDS encoding helix-turn-helix domain-containing protein, protein MNEIIVIPIHQVKDMIQSAVKECMTEIMSLAKPYNDADSVDIDGAVEYLNANGYKIKKSQVYKLTSSGSMPFYKFGTKLHFRIAELADWAQSKLLNGNTIGILEPVSTSKAARR, encoded by the coding sequence ATGAACGAGATTATCGTCATCCCGATTCATCAGGTCAAGGACATGATTCAATCGGCGGTCAAGGAGTGCATGACCGAAATAATGTCACTCGCCAAGCCCTACAACGATGCCGACTCCGTTGACATAGACGGAGCGGTGGAGTACCTCAATGCCAACGGCTACAAAATCAAGAAAAGTCAGGTCTATAAGCTGACTTCATCCGGCTCCATGCCGTTCTATAAGTTCGGGACTAAGCTCCACTTCCGTATTGCCGAACTCGCTGACTGGGCGCAGAGCAAACTGCTTAATGGCAACACCATTGGCATACTTGAGCCAGTATCAACGTCCAAAGCCGCCCGCCGATGA
- a CDS encoding FecR family protein: MFSHQSIHPGSSRACLILPDGDTLELNAATNRRLTPDPNSGFLSIADGTVTCSYLINNTNPINTVNTIVIPRGGEYNITLSDGSRVWLNANTRMHFPTSFSSDSRIVELDGEAYFEIAKDPQRQFIVKTSISDIKVYGTEFNVRSYTRDHSQQVTLLSGSIAVEYDDSTYMLSPGQQARITRGSDQMRTLDVDPDTYCSWVNGLFVFENRPLHEILSQLSDWYDTDFIYTDTSLRHLHFTGDLERYSDFSEILSLIEMTTSVQFTIKGQTVKVSPRK; encoded by the coding sequence ATGTTTTCACATCAGTCAATACACCCTGGCTCATCCCGCGCATGCCTCATCCTTCCCGACGGAGACACTCTCGAACTAAACGCAGCCACCAATCGTCGACTGACACCTGATCCAAACAGTGGTTTTCTTTCAATTGCCGATGGCACAGTGACATGCTCATATCTCATCAATAACACAAACCCAATCAACACCGTCAACACAATCGTAATACCACGAGGCGGTGAATACAACATAACCCTCTCTGACGGTTCGCGCGTATGGCTCAACGCCAACACACGAATGCATTTCCCTACCTCATTCTCCAGCGACAGCCGTATCGTAGAACTCGACGGTGAAGCCTATTTCGAAATAGCCAAAGATCCTCAACGTCAATTCATAGTAAAAACATCAATATCTGACATAAAAGTCTATGGAACAGAATTCAATGTCAGGTCCTACACACGCGACCATTCCCAACAGGTGACACTCCTGTCAGGAAGCATAGCTGTGGAATATGATGACTCTACTTATATGCTATCACCTGGACAGCAGGCAAGGATCACACGCGGCTCCGACCAGATGCGCACACTCGATGTTGACCCCGACACATATTGCTCATGGGTCAATGGACTATTCGTATTCGAGAACCGCCCACTGCATGAGATACTATCACAGCTCTCCGACTGGTACGACACCGATTTCATATATACCGACACTTCACTACGACATCTTCATTTCACAGGTGATCTGGAACGCTACTCTGACTTTTCAGAAATACTATCACTGATAGAAATGACGACATCAGTACAATTCACAATCAAGGGACAAACAGTGAAGGTAAGCCCCAGAAAGTAA
- a CDS encoding phage virion morphogenesis protein: MLDPKQLKADILEDMRVELSDEFDRNFERKGFFSDKWKPRAHDYARGSLLMQSGAMRRSTQGEVSGDGVRFTSSEPYTALHNEGGTITVTGKMKRFFWAKFKETGEVGWKYMALMKVGQVIKIPQRQFIGDGPETQKLIRDVIQSNLDKFNLQLTKFLRQ; this comes from the coding sequence ATGCTCGACCCCAAGCAATTAAAGGCCGATATTCTCGAAGATATGCGCGTGGAGCTCTCCGACGAGTTCGACCGCAACTTTGAACGTAAGGGCTTTTTCTCCGACAAGTGGAAGCCTCGCGCACACGATTACGCGCGTGGCTCGCTCCTCATGCAGTCCGGGGCAATGCGCCGCTCCACACAGGGCGAAGTGTCCGGCGACGGCGTGCGCTTTACCTCCTCGGAGCCTTACACGGCCCTGCACAATGAGGGCGGGACAATCACCGTTACCGGCAAAATGAAACGCTTCTTTTGGGCGAAGTTCAAGGAAACAGGCGAGGTCGGCTGGAAATATATGGCCCTTATGAAAGTGGGGCAGGTTATCAAAATCCCGCAACGCCAGTTTATCGGCGACGGCCCGGAAACGCAAAAATTGATCCGCGACGTTATCCAGAGCAACCTCGACAAATTCAATTTACAACTAACTAAATTTTTAAGACAATGA
- a CDS encoding ATP-binding protein — translation MTTQEKQQISDQLRAYCEQKGSQNKAATALKVSSATVSKILAGNWETIADEMWRSIAGQINGRGAEGWQLVPTRAYNAMTFALENAQRDALVMAVIGEAGSGKTEAVKNYTAAGRNVYHLVCSEYWNRRTFMAKVLQTMGVAYSGNTVADMMDAIVDTLKRKETPLIVLDEADKLSDQVLYFFISLYNQLEDHCGIILTATSYLRARIEKGLRLNRKGYAEIFSRLGRKFVELPLHNSEDVAAVCVANGVTDTKTINSIIDEADGDLRRVKRSVWAKVKGGAK, via the coding sequence ATGACAACACAAGAGAAACAACAGATCAGCGACCAGCTCCGCGCCTACTGCGAGCAAAAAGGGAGCCAGAACAAAGCGGCCACCGCGTTAAAGGTGAGCAGCGCGACCGTGAGCAAGATATTGGCCGGCAACTGGGAGACCATAGCCGACGAGATGTGGCGCAGCATAGCCGGGCAGATAAACGGGCGCGGCGCCGAGGGGTGGCAGTTGGTGCCGACCCGTGCCTACAACGCCATGACCTTTGCCCTGGAGAACGCGCAGCGCGACGCCCTGGTGATGGCTGTAATCGGTGAAGCCGGGAGCGGCAAGACCGAGGCCGTAAAGAACTACACGGCAGCCGGGCGCAACGTGTACCACCTTGTTTGCTCCGAGTACTGGAACCGGCGCACGTTCATGGCAAAGGTGCTCCAGACAATGGGCGTGGCATACAGCGGCAACACCGTGGCCGACATGATGGACGCTATTGTAGACACGTTGAAGCGCAAAGAAACGCCGCTCATAGTTCTGGACGAGGCCGACAAGCTGAGCGACCAAGTGCTTTACTTTTTCATAAGCCTTTACAACCAGCTTGAGGACCACTGCGGCATTATCCTGACCGCGACCAGCTACTTGCGCGCCCGGATTGAAAAGGGGCTGCGCCTGAACCGCAAAGGCTATGCGGAGATCTTCAGCCGCTTGGGTCGCAAGTTTGTGGAACTGCCCCTCCACAACAGTGAGGACGTGGCCGCCGTATGCGTCGCCAACGGTGTGACAGACACCAAGACAATTAACAGCATTATAGACGAGGCCGACGGCGACCTGCGGCGCGTTAAACGCTCCGTATGGGCCAAGGTGAAAGGAGGTGCAAAATGA
- a CDS encoding site-specific integrase: MAKVENKSRQNPKLVQLELQDGRASLSLEYYLGRSETPVLDENGEQVIYESGPSKGRVKYSIKHVRRREKLNLYIWLKPRNAQERLQNKNTLQLAEKIRFEKEQEFLESREGYRLKGETEIDFLKYFREQHCNSTTFTKGVKSGYKTSYSRLIGFLESSPKYKKFSTFLRMDLIDTEMVMAFAEYCKKVGTGEGPKKSLHWFHRVVLNAIDAGYMKKDPCKGVSIKFDVNILTKDILTMDEIRRMMITHYPGENLMIRRAFLFSCFTGIRKCDIERLTYSNIDFTTMTLRFNQKKIEWRSAHSGVTMPLNEHLMKLIGDLPEDRSTLIFPLTSEGRTIYRHLYKWTRAAGINKHITWHCARHSFAVNILDNGADIKTVSSLMGHASLKMTEKYLHVVDSRKQQAIDSLGEITL; encoded by the coding sequence ATGGCGAAAGTCGAAAATAAAAGCAGACAAAATCCGAAACTTGTCCAACTGGAACTTCAGGACGGCAGGGCAAGTCTCTCTCTCGAATATTATCTCGGTCGCTCCGAAACTCCTGTTCTTGATGAGAATGGTGAGCAGGTAATCTACGAGTCTGGCCCGTCAAAAGGTCGTGTGAAATATTCTATCAAACATGTGCGCCGCCGGGAGAAACTGAATCTCTATATTTGGCTGAAACCACGCAACGCCCAGGAGCGGTTGCAGAACAAGAACACCTTACAGCTTGCGGAGAAAATACGTTTTGAAAAAGAACAAGAGTTTCTTGAATCCCGTGAGGGCTATCGACTCAAAGGCGAAACTGAGATTGACTTCCTCAAATACTTCCGTGAGCAGCATTGCAACTCGACAACATTCACTAAAGGCGTCAAGTCTGGATACAAGACGTCTTACAGCCGCCTTATAGGTTTCTTGGAATCCTCCCCAAAATACAAGAAATTCTCAACATTTCTGAGAATGGACTTGATAGACACAGAAATGGTGATGGCATTTGCTGAATATTGCAAGAAAGTCGGCACTGGCGAGGGCCCGAAGAAATCCCTTCATTGGTTTCATCGAGTCGTACTTAACGCCATTGATGCCGGATATATGAAGAAAGATCCATGCAAGGGCGTGTCCATCAAGTTTGATGTCAATATTTTGACCAAGGACATTCTGACGATGGACGAGATACGGCGAATGATGATAACGCATTATCCCGGAGAGAATCTGATGATAAGACGTGCATTCCTGTTCAGTTGCTTTACAGGCATACGCAAGTGTGACATCGAGAGGTTGACTTACTCCAACATTGACTTCACGACCATGACACTGCGCTTCAATCAGAAGAAAATCGAATGGAGGAGCGCACATAGTGGAGTGACAATGCCGCTGAACGAACATCTGATGAAACTTATCGGAGACTTGCCTGAAGACCGCAGTACATTGATTTTCCCTCTAACATCGGAGGGGCGCACCATATACCGTCATCTTTATAAATGGACGAGAGCCGCAGGAATCAACAAACATATCACGTGGCACTGCGCCCGTCACAGTTTCGCAGTGAATATCCTTGACAATGGAGCTGACATCAAGACCGTGTCATCGCTGATGGGACACGCGAGTTTGAAAATGACGGAGAAATATCTCCATGTGGTTGATTCAAGAAAGCAACAGGCGATAGACAGCCTTGGGGAAATAACGTTGTGA
- a CDS encoding AAA family ATPase: MKPVTTQQPQPPTPAEMWENSLLQITDNCKADTEVLYCNGAVIGTLGNFSASTGKAKSRKTFNVTALTAAALKNGEVMAYIGELPENKRTILYIDTEQSPYHCQRVIWRILRLAGLPVDSHPKNFKFASLRPYSPEQRLAMIEYAISTTPGIGLVIIDGIRDLMYDINNATEATNVITRLMSWTDRYQIHIHTVLHQNKADDNVRGHIGTELNNKAETVLQIAKSIDDNSISEVTAPLIRSIDMEPMAFSVDDEGLPKQEHDHEFGKKTVKRGFNYGELSDAQHRQALEATFANGDIKGYKAVIAALTDGYASIGYKRSYSIISRLKRFLTNKRMIEIDEATKAYRFNPQYYY, encoded by the coding sequence ATGAAACCTGTCACTACACAACAGCCACAGCCGCCGACCCCGGCGGAGATGTGGGAGAACTCGCTGTTGCAAATAACCGACAACTGCAAGGCTGATACGGAGGTATTGTACTGCAATGGAGCGGTAATCGGCACTCTCGGCAATTTCAGCGCGTCCACCGGGAAAGCCAAGAGCCGAAAGACTTTCAACGTGACCGCACTGACCGCGGCGGCATTGAAGAACGGCGAAGTGATGGCATACATCGGGGAATTGCCGGAGAACAAGCGAACAATCCTCTACATTGACACTGAGCAGAGTCCGTACCATTGCCAGCGTGTGATATGGCGCATTTTGCGGCTTGCCGGACTTCCGGTTGACAGCCACCCTAAAAATTTCAAGTTTGCTTCCCTGCGTCCTTACTCTCCGGAGCAAAGATTGGCGATGATTGAATATGCAATATCCACAACTCCCGGCATAGGATTGGTAATAATTGACGGTATCCGGGATCTGATGTATGACATCAACAATGCCACCGAAGCCACCAACGTGATAACTCGCCTCATGTCATGGACTGACCGCTATCAGATACACATCCACACGGTGCTTCACCAGAACAAGGCGGACGATAATGTGCGAGGTCATATCGGCACGGAACTCAACAACAAGGCTGAGACTGTGCTCCAGATAGCCAAGAGCATTGATGACAACTCCATCAGCGAAGTAACCGCACCTCTTATACGCTCAATAGACATGGAGCCTATGGCGTTCTCGGTTGATGACGAAGGACTGCCCAAACAGGAACACGATCATGAATTCGGGAAAAAGACGGTCAAACGTGGCTTCAACTATGGAGAACTGTCGGATGCGCAACATCGTCAGGCATTGGAGGCGACCTTTGCCAATGGCGACATTAAAGGATACAAGGCTGTGATAGCAGCACTTACCGATGGATATGCCTCAATCGGCTACAAGCGCAGTTATTCAATCATCTCACGGTTGAAAAGGTTCCTTACAAACAAGCGGATGATTGAGATTGACGAGGCAACGAAGGCCTATCGCTTCAACCCACAATATTACTATTGA
- a CDS encoding DUF3164 family protein: MDQELETALPELRSLSEQIKTVKDTVFGNFDTVLKMKAEVVGFKEDGQWSHTFTNQDSTMRLTLGVNTVDGWGDMVTAGIAMVRKYIESLATDAKTKTLVQTVLRLLSTDKQGNLNASRVLQLQKLADESDDDQFKEGVKIIRESYQPTATRRYIRAQYRDKGTGAWRNIPLGITDVDLLTEEEKAPEATAEADETEAKAEP, encoded by the coding sequence GTGGACCAAGAGCTGGAGACCGCGCTCCCCGAGCTCCGCAGCCTGAGCGAACAGATTAAGACGGTAAAAGATACCGTATTCGGCAATTTTGACACTGTGCTCAAAATGAAAGCCGAGGTCGTGGGCTTCAAGGAGGATGGGCAATGGTCGCACACATTCACCAACCAAGACAGCACCATGCGCCTGACATTAGGCGTTAACACCGTTGACGGCTGGGGCGACATGGTAACGGCCGGCATTGCAATGGTACGCAAGTACATTGAAAGCCTTGCGACCGACGCGAAAACCAAAACGCTTGTGCAGACCGTTCTCCGGCTGCTGAGCACTGACAAGCAGGGCAACCTCAACGCCAGCCGTGTGCTCCAGTTGCAGAAACTTGCCGACGAGAGCGACGACGACCAGTTCAAAGAGGGTGTGAAAATTATTCGCGAGAGTTACCAGCCGACGGCCACACGGCGCTATATCCGCGCCCAGTACCGCGACAAAGGGACCGGCGCTTGGCGTAACATACCGCTTGGCATTACAGACGTGGATCTTCTGACCGAGGAAGAAAAAGCCCCGGAAGCGACCGCAGAGGCGGACGAGACCGAGGCAAAGGCAGAGCCTTAA